ACATAATTAAAGTCAACATTTTACACTATCACGCGCAAAGCTAAGCGGGTAGTAGCATCGGTGTGACCCAGCGCATCATCGCAGGTGTAACCCATGTTTCAAATGACGCAACCCCTAACAGCAGTGCTGCCATAACGAGAGTTAACACCATATATGAAGCAAAAGGCCTCTGACGGCCTGGCGTCCGCTGCATCAGAACACGGTTCCGAATAATATATAAGGAAAAGGTCATGGCTGACACACTGCAAATGAGCAGTACCGGAATCACGAATAAATTATGAGGCGCAACGGAAACCAGGGCAAATAACAGCCCTTTCCATGAATACTGTCCGACAAGGTAACCCACTGTAAAACCAATGAGCACCCCTTTCAGAAAATCTAGAACCAATATGCCCGGCAGGCCGATGACCGATAAACCCAGAATGAAGATCAGGCCAACCCACTTTAGATGAAGCATAGCAATGTCCCAATAGGTTCCGGTCTCAGTCACCTGTCCGCTGTGCTGTACCGTCATGAAGAAGTTACCGAGGTATCCCTCCAGATCCTGGCGCTGTTCAAGGGATAGGGCATTAACCATCAGGGCGCCAAAAATGACACCCACCAGAAACAAGACAGCCACGAATACATATAAAGAGGTTTGGCCTTTGAATGTGAAGTAGGCAGAACGCATACAGGTACGAGTCCCCTTTCCGGTTATCATGCTGCAAGGATGTCGAGTGAAATCCTCATAGTCATTCTTATGAACCGGAATGCACACGTATGACTTCTTGTCCAGAATCAGATTTCTTCTCCATGACAAAATGCCATTCCCGCACCAAATGATGCTAACTCA
This window of the Paenibacillus marchantiae genome carries:
- the spoIIM gene encoding stage II sporulation protein M, whose amino-acid sequence is MRSAYFTFKGQTSLYVFVAVLFLVGVIFGALMVNALSLEQRQDLEGYLGNFFMTVQHSGQVTETGTYWDIAMLHLKWVGLIFILGLSVIGLPGILVLDFLKGVLIGFTVGYLVGQYSWKGLLFALVSVAPHNLFVIPVLLICSVSAMTFSLYIIRNRVLMQRTPGRQRPFASYMVLTLVMAALLLGVASFETWVTPAMMRWVTPMLLPA